A window from Zingiber officinale cultivar Zhangliang chromosome 7A, Zo_v1.1, whole genome shotgun sequence encodes these proteins:
- the LOC121999462 gene encoding probable plastid-lipid-associated protein 3, chloroplastic translates to MVNMLRQFTRQKELCQVEGLFGRNVTISHRRALSPAELWECYGANNLELQKFAIKVLSLTCSASGYECNWSVFEQIHIKKRNMLAQQRLNDLVFVKYNHALKLRYDARDKIDLISLIDIDDSNEWLMGRMDGESDNEEDELHHSHCFDFSRRRWRPFSLPGSQPSPPPLPPPLPTLAATSASPSSFQLSTALISPLPPPPFHESVGPPPSPFARAKAPFFESPMSGGNKTEPDAELPYTPAPPIDEDEWGAEAGFLSGNGSLVPEDDKLRDLKRCLVDSLYGKELGLRKTLEDRAEILELVNQLEAANPTKAPTEAPDLLDGNWILLYTAFAELSPLLAMGATPFLKVKRISEVIDSKTLEVVNATTLSSPFATFSFSSTTSFEVQTSSRIQRFSSRKESSNLQRYRHH, encoded by the exons ATGGTAAATATGTTGAGGCAATTCACAAGACAAAAAGAGCTTTGTCAG GTAGAAGGGCTATTTGGGAGGAATGTGACAATTAGTCACAGAAGAGCATTATCTCCAGCAGAATTATGGGAATGCTACGGAGCAAATAACCTAGAATTGCAAAAGTTCGCTATTAAAGTACTTAGCCTCACTTGTAGTGCTTCCGGCTATGAGTGCAATTGGAGTGTGTTTGAGCag ATTCACATAAAAAAAAGGAATATGCTAGCTCAGCAACGCTTAAATGATTTGGTATTTGTGAAATACAATCATGCCTTAAAACTTCGGTATGATGCACGTGATAAGATTGACCTCATCTCTTTGATAGATATTGATGACAGTAATGAATGGTTGATGGGTAGAATGGATGGAGAAagtgataatgaagaagatgagttg CACCACAGCCACTGCTTCGACTTCTCCCGACGCAGATGGCGGCCCTTCTCCTTACCTGGCTCCCAGCCGTCTCCTCCTCCGCTGCCGCCGCCTCTCCCAACCCTAGCCGCCACCTCCGCCTCTCCGTCCTCCTTCCAACTCTCTACCGCCCTCATTTCTCCTCTGCCGCCGCCGCCGTTCCACGAATCCGTCGGCCCTCCTCCGTCGCCGTTCGCTCGGGCGAAGGCCCCGTTCTTCGAATCCCCGATGAGTGGGGGGAATAAGACAGAACCCGATGCTGAGCTTCCTTATACACCGGCTCCGCCTATAGATGAGGACGAGTGGGGCGCGGAAGCAGGGTTTCTTTCTGGGAACGGAAGCCTTGTGCCAGAGGATGATAAACTCAGGGATTTGAAGCGGTGCCTTGTGGACTCGCTCTACGGAAAGGAGTTGGGACTGAGAAAGACCCTTGAAGATAGGGCAGAGATCCTGGAGTTGGTAAACCAGCTTGAGGCGGCCAATCCCACTAAGGCTCCGACCGAGGCGCCGGATCTTCTTGATGGAAATTGGATTTTATT GTATACTGCATTTGCTGAGCTCTCACCTCTTTTAGCAATGGGGGCAACACCATTTTTGAAAGTTAAAAGGATATCTGAAGTTATTGACAGTAAGACACTAGAAGTTGTTAATGCCACAACCCTCTCCAGCCCGTTTGCTACCTTCTCTTTTAGTTCTACCACTTCTTTTGAGGTTCAAACTTCATCCAGAATACAG AGGTTCAGTTCAAGGAAGGAATCTTCCAACCTCCAGAGATATCGTCATCACTAG